The Henckelia pumila isolate YLH828 chromosome 2, ASM3356847v2, whole genome shotgun sequence genome includes a window with the following:
- the LOC140881211 gene encoding uncharacterized protein isoform X1 has translation MAYFRGRLFSSCSLQSSSLCRSGFLKVVGGAFNQKFSSIVTSQPGVQKLKEHEEDQVSEDEIVNIRQEFDAARERFLRIPDALKEMPRVDPKGIYVNKNLRLNDIKVYGFDYDYTLAHYSANLQTLIYDLAKQYLVNEFRYPDSCLEFKYDPSFPIRGLYYDKLKGCLMKLDFFGSIEPDGCYFGRRKLSRSEINDLYGTRHIGRAQARGLVGLMDFFCFSESCLIADIVQHFVDAKLEFDSAYVYQDVNQAIQHVHQSGLVHRGILSDPNKYLVKNGQLLRFLRMLRDKGKKLFLLTNSPYYFVDGGMRFMLEDSLRHQDSWRELFDVVIAKANKPEFYTSEHPFRCYDEEKDTLAFSKVDAFSPNKIYYHGCLKTFLQITKWNGPEVIYFGDHLFSDLRGPSKSGWRTAAIIHELESEIQIQNEDTYRFEQAKFHIIQELLGKLHATVAKSGKSEAYASLLEELNEERQKARNIMKAMFNKSFGATFLTDTGQESSFAYHIHQYADVYTSKPENFLFYPPEAWLHAPFDIKIMPHHVKVSSRLLRT, from the exons CGAGTCTTTGTCGTTCTGGCTTTTTGAAAG TGGTTGGAGGAGCCTTTAACCAGAAATTCAGCTCAATTGTCACCTCACAGCCAGGAGTgcaaaaattgaaagaacatGAGGAAGACCAGGTTTCGGAGGATGAAATTGTTAACATTAGGCAGGAATTTGACGCTGCAAGAGAGAGGTTTCTTCGAATACCTGATGCATTGAAGGAAATGCCCCGAGTGGATCCTAAAG gCATATATGTAAATAAGAACTTGAGATTGAATGATATCAAAGTATATGGGTTTGACTATGACTACACATTGGCCCACTACTCTGCCAATTTACAAACTCTAATATACGATCTTGCCAAACAGTATTTAGTTAATGAG TTTAGATATCCGGATAGTTGCTTGGAGTTCAAATACGATCCTTCATTTCCAATAAGAGGGTTGTACTATGACAAGTTGAAAGGATGCCTCATGAAGCTTGATTTCTTTGGATCAATTGAGCCTGATGGATGCTATTTTGGAAGGCGCAAG TTGAGCCGATCAGAAATTAATGACTTGTATGGTACAAGACACATAGGCCGTGCTCAGGCTCGAGGACTCGTGGGTTTGATGGACTTCTTTTGCTTTAGTGAG TCATGTCTCATTGCTGATATCGTACAACATTTTGTCGACGCTAAGCTGGAATTTGACTCTGCATATGTCTATCAAGATGTGAATCAAGCAATTCAGCATGTACATCAAAGTGGGTTAGTCCATAGAGGAATTCTTTCTGATCCAAATAAATACCTCGTAAAGAAT GGTCAACTGCTACGCTTTCTAAGAATGCTTAGAGATAAAGGGAAGAAGCTTTTCTTGTTGACCAACTCTCCGTATTACTTTGTGGATGGAGGAATGCGGTTTATGTTGGAG GACTCATTGCGGCACCAGGACTCTTGGAGGGAACTATTTGACGTAGTGATTGCTAAAGCCAATAAACCAGAGTTCTACACATCAGAACATCCATTTCG CTGTTATGATGAGGAGAAAGATACTTTGGCGTTTTCAAAGGTAGATGCCTTTTCACCCAATAAAATTTATTACCATGGATGCCTGAAGACTTTCTTGCAAATAACAAAGTGGAACGGTCCTGAG GTGATATACTTTGGGGATCACCTCTTCAGCGACCTACGAGGGCCATCAAAATCTGGGTGGCGTACAGCTGCCATCATTCATGAATTGGAA AGTGAAATACAGATCCAGAATGAGGATACTTATCGTTTTGAACAG GCCAAGTTTCATATAATACAAGAGCTTCTTGGAAAACTACATGCTACGGTAGCTAAGAGTGGAAAAAGTGAAGCATATGCATCTCTTCTTGAGGAGCTGAATGAAGAGAGACAGAAAGCACGCAACATTATGAAAGCCATGTTTAATAAGTCATTTGGAGCTACATTTCTGACTGACACAGGTCAAGAATCTTCATTCGCTTATCATATCCATCAATATGCCGATGTTTATACCAGCAAACCGGAGAACTTCCTGTTCTATCCGCCTGAAGCATGGCTTCATGCaccttttgacataaaaatcatGCCACACCATGTGAAG
- the LOC140881211 gene encoding uncharacterized protein isoform X2: MNSAWAIQVVGGAFNQKFSSIVTSQPGVQKLKEHEEDQVSEDEIVNIRQEFDAARERFLRIPDALKEMPRVDPKGIYVNKNLRLNDIKVYGFDYDYTLAHYSANLQTLIYDLAKQYLVNEFRYPDSCLEFKYDPSFPIRGLYYDKLKGCLMKLDFFGSIEPDGCYFGRRKLSRSEINDLYGTRHIGRAQARGLVGLMDFFCFSESCLIADIVQHFVDAKLEFDSAYVYQDVNQAIQHVHQSGLVHRGILSDPNKYLVKNGQLLRFLRMLRDKGKKLFLLTNSPYYFVDGGMRFMLEDSLRHQDSWRELFDVVIAKANKPEFYTSEHPFRCYDEEKDTLAFSKVDAFSPNKIYYHGCLKTFLQITKWNGPEVIYFGDHLFSDLRGPSKSGWRTAAIIHELESEIQIQNEDTYRFEQAKFHIIQELLGKLHATVAKSGKSEAYASLLEELNEERQKARNIMKAMFNKSFGATFLTDTGQESSFAYHIHQYADVYTSKPENFLFYPPEAWLHAPFDIKIMPHHVKVSSRLLRT, encoded by the exons ATGAATTCTGCTTGGGCTATTCAAGTGGTTGGAGGAGCCTTTAACCAGAAATTCAGCTCAATTGTCACCTCACAGCCAGGAGTgcaaaaattgaaagaacatGAGGAAGACCAGGTTTCGGAGGATGAAATTGTTAACATTAGGCAGGAATTTGACGCTGCAAGAGAGAGGTTTCTTCGAATACCTGATGCATTGAAGGAAATGCCCCGAGTGGATCCTAAAG gCATATATGTAAATAAGAACTTGAGATTGAATGATATCAAAGTATATGGGTTTGACTATGACTACACATTGGCCCACTACTCTGCCAATTTACAAACTCTAATATACGATCTTGCCAAACAGTATTTAGTTAATGAG TTTAGATATCCGGATAGTTGCTTGGAGTTCAAATACGATCCTTCATTTCCAATAAGAGGGTTGTACTATGACAAGTTGAAAGGATGCCTCATGAAGCTTGATTTCTTTGGATCAATTGAGCCTGATGGATGCTATTTTGGAAGGCGCAAG TTGAGCCGATCAGAAATTAATGACTTGTATGGTACAAGACACATAGGCCGTGCTCAGGCTCGAGGACTCGTGGGTTTGATGGACTTCTTTTGCTTTAGTGAG TCATGTCTCATTGCTGATATCGTACAACATTTTGTCGACGCTAAGCTGGAATTTGACTCTGCATATGTCTATCAAGATGTGAATCAAGCAATTCAGCATGTACATCAAAGTGGGTTAGTCCATAGAGGAATTCTTTCTGATCCAAATAAATACCTCGTAAAGAAT GGTCAACTGCTACGCTTTCTAAGAATGCTTAGAGATAAAGGGAAGAAGCTTTTCTTGTTGACCAACTCTCCGTATTACTTTGTGGATGGAGGAATGCGGTTTATGTTGGAG GACTCATTGCGGCACCAGGACTCTTGGAGGGAACTATTTGACGTAGTGATTGCTAAAGCCAATAAACCAGAGTTCTACACATCAGAACATCCATTTCG CTGTTATGATGAGGAGAAAGATACTTTGGCGTTTTCAAAGGTAGATGCCTTTTCACCCAATAAAATTTATTACCATGGATGCCTGAAGACTTTCTTGCAAATAACAAAGTGGAACGGTCCTGAG GTGATATACTTTGGGGATCACCTCTTCAGCGACCTACGAGGGCCATCAAAATCTGGGTGGCGTACAGCTGCCATCATTCATGAATTGGAA AGTGAAATACAGATCCAGAATGAGGATACTTATCGTTTTGAACAG GCCAAGTTTCATATAATACAAGAGCTTCTTGGAAAACTACATGCTACGGTAGCTAAGAGTGGAAAAAGTGAAGCATATGCATCTCTTCTTGAGGAGCTGAATGAAGAGAGACAGAAAGCACGCAACATTATGAAAGCCATGTTTAATAAGTCATTTGGAGCTACATTTCTGACTGACACAGGTCAAGAATCTTCATTCGCTTATCATATCCATCAATATGCCGATGTTTATACCAGCAAACCGGAGAACTTCCTGTTCTATCCGCCTGAAGCATGGCTTCATGCaccttttgacataaaaatcatGCCACACCATGTGAAG
- the LOC140881211 gene encoding uncharacterized protein isoform X3, whose amino-acid sequence MPRVDPKGIYVNKNLRLNDIKVYGFDYDYTLAHYSANLQTLIYDLAKQYLVNEFRYPDSCLEFKYDPSFPIRGLYYDKLKGCLMKLDFFGSIEPDGCYFGRRKLSRSEINDLYGTRHIGRAQARGLVGLMDFFCFSESCLIADIVQHFVDAKLEFDSAYVYQDVNQAIQHVHQSGLVHRGILSDPNKYLVKNGQLLRFLRMLRDKGKKLFLLTNSPYYFVDGGMRFMLEDSLRHQDSWRELFDVVIAKANKPEFYTSEHPFRCYDEEKDTLAFSKVDAFSPNKIYYHGCLKTFLQITKWNGPEVIYFGDHLFSDLRGPSKSGWRTAAIIHELESEIQIQNEDTYRFEQAKFHIIQELLGKLHATVAKSGKSEAYASLLEELNEERQKARNIMKAMFNKSFGATFLTDTGQESSFAYHIHQYADVYTSKPENFLFYPPEAWLHAPFDIKIMPHHVKVSSRLLRT is encoded by the exons ATGCCCCGAGTGGATCCTAAAG gCATATATGTAAATAAGAACTTGAGATTGAATGATATCAAAGTATATGGGTTTGACTATGACTACACATTGGCCCACTACTCTGCCAATTTACAAACTCTAATATACGATCTTGCCAAACAGTATTTAGTTAATGAG TTTAGATATCCGGATAGTTGCTTGGAGTTCAAATACGATCCTTCATTTCCAATAAGAGGGTTGTACTATGACAAGTTGAAAGGATGCCTCATGAAGCTTGATTTCTTTGGATCAATTGAGCCTGATGGATGCTATTTTGGAAGGCGCAAG TTGAGCCGATCAGAAATTAATGACTTGTATGGTACAAGACACATAGGCCGTGCTCAGGCTCGAGGACTCGTGGGTTTGATGGACTTCTTTTGCTTTAGTGAG TCATGTCTCATTGCTGATATCGTACAACATTTTGTCGACGCTAAGCTGGAATTTGACTCTGCATATGTCTATCAAGATGTGAATCAAGCAATTCAGCATGTACATCAAAGTGGGTTAGTCCATAGAGGAATTCTTTCTGATCCAAATAAATACCTCGTAAAGAAT GGTCAACTGCTACGCTTTCTAAGAATGCTTAGAGATAAAGGGAAGAAGCTTTTCTTGTTGACCAACTCTCCGTATTACTTTGTGGATGGAGGAATGCGGTTTATGTTGGAG GACTCATTGCGGCACCAGGACTCTTGGAGGGAACTATTTGACGTAGTGATTGCTAAAGCCAATAAACCAGAGTTCTACACATCAGAACATCCATTTCG CTGTTATGATGAGGAGAAAGATACTTTGGCGTTTTCAAAGGTAGATGCCTTTTCACCCAATAAAATTTATTACCATGGATGCCTGAAGACTTTCTTGCAAATAACAAAGTGGAACGGTCCTGAG GTGATATACTTTGGGGATCACCTCTTCAGCGACCTACGAGGGCCATCAAAATCTGGGTGGCGTACAGCTGCCATCATTCATGAATTGGAA AGTGAAATACAGATCCAGAATGAGGATACTTATCGTTTTGAACAG GCCAAGTTTCATATAATACAAGAGCTTCTTGGAAAACTACATGCTACGGTAGCTAAGAGTGGAAAAAGTGAAGCATATGCATCTCTTCTTGAGGAGCTGAATGAAGAGAGACAGAAAGCACGCAACATTATGAAAGCCATGTTTAATAAGTCATTTGGAGCTACATTTCTGACTGACACAGGTCAAGAATCTTCATTCGCTTATCATATCCATCAATATGCCGATGTTTATACCAGCAAACCGGAGAACTTCCTGTTCTATCCGCCTGAAGCATGGCTTCATGCaccttttgacataaaaatcatGCCACACCATGTGAAG